A genomic window from Anthonomus grandis grandis chromosome 2, icAntGran1.3, whole genome shotgun sequence includes:
- the LOC126749400 gene encoding DNA polymerase beta-like, which translates to MSKRKAPSEESNPNHDFCEFLTELAEYEKNVTGHIHKYKVYRKAASVLAAHPTRITSGAEAKKLQGIGDKISKKIDEFLQTGKLQKLDNIHHDKESQAIQELTRVSGIGRAKAKKLYEEGISSIEELKKHTNQLTHHQIVGLKYVNDFEQKIPREEIEKIEKVLVKTIKNLDKEYDVTICGSYRRGKACSGDIDVLITHPHYKSDRIDKDKKSKTHNHILKEVVEALENCGLVTETLSLGDSKFMGACQLSADLPTRRLDIRFQPYDQYYCSILHFTGSDIFNQDMRAFALEQGFTLNEYTLRPLGSTGVPGEPVEICSEKDIFDSIGYPYKEPKDREG; encoded by the exons ATGAGCAAACGTAAGGCTCCTAGTGAAGAATCAAATCCGAACCAtgatttttgtgaatttttaacag AACTGGCCGAATACGAAAAGAACGTAACTGGACACATCCATAAATATAAAGTGTACAGGAAGGCGGCGTCAGTGTTAGCCGCTCACCCTACCAGGATCACATCGGGGGCAGAAGCTAAGAAACTCCAAGGGATCGGAGATAagatatccaagaaaattgaTGAGTTCTTGCAAACTGGTAAACTACAAAAATTGGATAAT ATCCATCATGATAAAGAAAGTCAGGCTATACAAGAATTGACAAGAGTCTCAGGTATAGGAAGGGCAAAAGCTAAAAAACTGTATGAAGAAGGTATAAGTTCCATTGAGGAGCTTAAAAAACATACCAATCAGTTGACTCATCATCAGATAGTTGGTTTGAAGTATGTGAATGATTTTGAGCAGAAAATCCCTCGAGAAGAGattgaaaaaattgagaaagttcttgtaaaaacaattaaaaacttagACAAAGAGTATGATGTGACTATTTGCGGCAGTTACAG AAGGGGAAAAGCCTGTAGTGGTGATATAGATGTCCTAATCACACATCCCCATTATAAAAGTGACCGAATTGATAAGgataaaaaatccaaaacccataaccatattttaaaagaagttgtCGAGGCACTGGAGAATTGTGGGCTGGTCACAGAGACTTTGTCCCTAGGCGATTCCAAATTTATG GGTGCATGTCAACTCAGCGCTGATTTACCCACCAGAAGATTAGACATAAGATTCCAGCCCTATGACCAATATTACTGCAGCATATTACACTTTACTGGGTCAGACATTTTTAATCAGGATATGAGAGCTTTCGCTTTAGAACAGGGATTTACTTTAAATGAGTACACTTTGAGGCCATTAGGAAGCACTG gtgtaCCTggggaaccagtggaaatatgtTCCGAAAAGGATATTTTTGACTCTATTGGTTATCCTTATAAGGAACCAAAGGATAGAGAgggataa
- the LOC126750166 gene encoding brachyurin-like codes for MKFAVIALVCFASTFVAADEEFLDWGRITPRHVTVEPIGPPEPVVPDSRIVNGQVAARHQFPYQVALIINNGGFCGGSIISQTCVLTAAHCIDGTISSIQVIAGAHQPMVNEASQVRLAASGRSLHAGWNSRTMQNDIAIVRVNNIPLRAGTISIVNLAPANSGTFAGSTATLSGWGRTSDASNAIANQLMTVQLPILTNAVCQQSFGSMIVAQHICTSGQNGRGACNGDSGGPIVVNGLQVGIVSFGNRVCSAGFPTVYARVSHFMPWIQSNC; via the exons ATGAAATTCGCCGTAATTGCTTTGGTGTGCTTCGCCAGCACCTTTGTGGCAGCCGACGAAGAG TTCCTTGACTGGGGAAGAATTACCCCTCGTCATGTGACCGTCGAGCCAATTGGACCTCCGGAACCGGTCGTTCCCGACAGTAGGATCGTAAATGGACAAGTCGCCGCCCGCCACCAGTTTCCTTATCAAGTAGCCCTCATCATAAACAACGGCGGATTTTGCGGTGGATCCATTATCAGTCAAACCTGCGTCTTGACCGCCGCTCACTGTATCGACGG AACAATCTCCTCAATCCAAGTGATCGCCGGTGCTCATCAACCGATGGTAAACGAGGCCTCCCAAGTGAGACTCGCCGCCTCCGGTCGTTCCCTTCACGCCGGCTGGAACAGTCGCACCATGCAAAACGACATCGCCATCGTCAGGGTGAACAACATTCCGTTGAGGGCGGGTACCATCAGCATCGTCAACTTGGCCCCCGCCAATTCCGGAACGTTCGCCGGCAGTACCGCCACCCTTTCCGGTTGGGGCAGGACCAGTGACGCGAGCAACGCGATCGCCAACCAACTGATGACCGTTCAACTGCCGATTTTGACCAACGCCGTGTGCCAACAATCGTTCGGCTCGATGATCGTCGCCCAACACATCTGTACCTCAGGACAAAATGGCCGTGGGGCTTGCAACGGTGACTCCGGCGGTCCCATTGTCGTTAACGGACTACAAGTCGGCATCGTTTCCTTCGGAAACAGGGTCTGCTCCGCCGGATTCCCCACTGTTTACGCTAGAGTATCGCACTTCATGCCCTGGATCCAGAgtaactgttaa
- the LOC126733525 gene encoding required for meiotic nuclear division protein 1 homolog, with protein sequence MIRTFIQIAVKSSSFNQIARNVSSQSPLSKPTFFQKFSSIASPHESITSIPVKKRVQRKKKSLEDEVSAPGVFNVVAFATSEEYDLEGLRQGLKKQDLYEDHSIPNDNDVIHAYAKYRVEKEPREIFFYRDGGVVLWNITDLESSNVLNFVRQYEENSYSDRLVQSESEIMNYKYHTDEERPSCLDKEGNFVLSLNSEKENLTLIKYTFSNVMFLSVKLGIWEASLEKYIEEIEGVTQDLKRGREIKMSREEVLRKHGELFALRHYLNLSSDVLDTPDFYWENEQLESLYNQVCVYFSINKRTKVMNEKINHCVELIELLSHHLGDKHHIRLEWMIIILIMVEVMFEVIHYVDRYIH encoded by the exons ATGATTAGGACTTTCATACAAATAGCGGTAAAGTCGAGCAGTTTTAACCAAATCGCTAGAAATGTTTCCTCCCAAAGTCCACTATCGAAACccacttttttccaaaaattttcctCAATAGCGAGCCCTCACGAGAGTATCACCTCGATCCCGGTGAAAAAACGGGTGCAACGCAAGAAAAAGTCTTTGGAAGACGAGGTTAGTGCCCCGGGGGTGTTTAATGTGGTGGCATTCGCCACTTCGGAAGAGTATGACCTGGAAGGCCTTAGGCAGGGATTAAAGAAACAAGACTTATATGAAGATCATTCTATACCTAATGATAATGATGTAATACATGCG TATGCAAAATATCGAGTTGAAAAGGAACCAAGAGAGATATTCTTCTATAGGGACGGAGGAGTGGTACTGTGGAATATAACTGACTTAGAAAGCAGTAATGTGCTTAATTTCGTGAGACAATATGAGGAAAATAGCTATTCAGACAGACTGGTTCAATCTGAGAGCGAAATTATGAATTACAAATATCACACCGATGAAGA gcgGCCAAGTTGCTTGGACAAGGAAGGTAATTTTGTTTTGAGTTTAAATTCcgaaaaagaaaacttaaccCTTATTAAATATACTTTCTCGAATGTCATGTTCCTCTCGGTTAAGTTGGGAATATGGGAGGCCTCACTTGAGAAATATATAGAGGAAATTGAGGGGGTCACCCAAGATTTGAAACG AGGTAGAGAAATAAAAATGAGCAGGGAGGAGGTTTTGAGGAAACATGGAGAATTGTTCGCCCTAAGACACTATTTGAATTTAAGCTCGGATGTCCTAGATACACCGGATTTTTATTGGGAAAATGAGCAACTGGAGAGTTTATATAATCAAGTTTGTGTTTACTTTAGCATCAATAAAAGGACAAAG gttatgaaTGAAAAAATCAACCACTGCGTGGAGCTCATTGAACTCCTCTCCCATCATCTCGGAGATAAGCATCACATCCGACTGGAATGGATGATAATCATTTTGATTATGGTTGAGGTTATGTTCGAGGTTATTCATTATGTCGATCGGTATATACATTGA